The DNA window tacactgtacactacactttTAGAGGTTTAATGAACCGTTACCACTTTGCATGAAAcgtaaaaatctaaataatatcatttaaatcatctaaattataatgaatatattttgaattttgaataaaaaacaatgtaATGCAAAGTATGATGCTATTTTGAGCTTTAGTTTGTTTTTGCTGAACATCACATTTAAACACTCTTTGTCTTAAAGGCCCCTATTAAtgagtcgagtcgagtcgagtcgagtGCACTGACTCATTGAAAAGAGCCAAATAACAGGGCTCCACTCTGTTCACACTTTCTATATGAAATGGTCTCCAACTCTAGGACATAATTTAATTATGTAAAATGCTTAAACAATCAAGACAATCATGAATCAATGAAGACAAAATAATCAGTTTTTTTGCGTACTGAGAATGTCGAGCAATGGCATTTTCTCCTTGAGGTTTTGGGGTTGCAAACCCATCACATTTTAATGTGAcggtgaaaaacaaaataaaatgtatgaaataacTGCACTTTTTGTCTCGATGCAGGTTTGAAGCCAGACGGTCTACTCAGAAGAAAGGATATAGGGGTGACGCAGAGgactttctttcactttttattGACAAGCTGGAAATGGCTCTGTCAATTAGGATCTGTCAAGAGATGCTGCCTCTGAAAAACATACAGCTCAAGTCAAGCAATTAAAGGGAGTCAGTCAGCAAAGGATGATCGTTGCTAAATTCTGACACGTCGTtagtttttctgtttgtttttttacttttgtcctTCGTCATTTTTCACttacaaaaatgaataacatgTTCACCATAAAAGCAGATGTCATATTTCACGCAGCGGCTCACGAGGACTCGGAGAAGTCCATCATTACCAAAGGGACTGAAGAGGTTATTTCAAGAGAAGTTAGTGCTTGTGTTTCCGAGACAGGAATACTGCAAAGATCCTGGGATAATATGCAATCTGGAAGTGTAGCAGAGACTGGAAATCTGGGAAAGCGCTGCTCGGGTTCAGGAGACTGTCTGCAAGATGGAAACTCCAGTGACAGCGGGTTTCAGGATCACGTTCAACCAGCGGATGCTAGCGTTAAGACGCAGAGCGAGTCATCGAGCAAAAATGGAGTAAACGAGAAGGCGAACGGAGCCACGGCTGAGAGATCTTTACTTGGCCTGAGGTCGGAAACCAGAGGGGAAATGGCTAAATCTTATGTTTATGAGAGCGAAATCATGAGGAGTCCAAGCGTCGTCAGTAACGTGTCCTCTCTTTCACAGGACTCTTTTTCTGACTCAAAGGAAAGCAGATCGATGGAACAATCACTGGGaaatttatgtttattacaaggagctgcacatggacactttacaAACGAGTCTGTACATGACATAAAACACAGCGATAACGGGGTAAAAAATTCTGTCTCTCTTCGAGAGAAGCCTGATTTAGTTATTGAAGTAGGCAGGCAGAAGGTCCAAGTACATAAATCTGTTCTAGCTGAAAAAAGTGACTATTTTAAAGCCAGGCTTTCTCGAGACATTCTGAAAGTGAAAGGCGTTAGCTACAAAACACTGTCTGTCCTGATAGATTATGTTTATACCTCCAACATTAATGTGAACAAGGATAACATCGTCGATGTTGTCACCGGTGCGAAGATCTTACAGATCCCCTGTGCAGTGCAGGCAGCAATCGATGCCATGTCTGCGCAGCTCACGACGCAGAACTGCTACGAGATTCTAACCATCGCTAAAAAGCAGCGACTAAGTGAACTGAAGGAGACGGCGTATCGTTTCATAAGTGACAACTTTCTGCAGGTTTTGAAAGATCCCGCTGTTTACGGGCGTCTCACGGGCTCTGAGCGCGACTTAGTTTTGAGAAATCGCATGGAGGGACGCAAGTGTCTGATGGTGGCTGAGATCAATGACGTTTTTGAGAGAGTGGGCAGCAGACCCCCTAGCAGGGGCAACAGCCGGCCACAGAGCCCTCTCTCCGTCACCTCCTTTGAGGACAACCACATGATCTACTACTACAACGAGAATACCAAGGATTGGCACACTTTGACCATAATGCCCGAGGATATTAATACCAAAGGCTGTGGCATATGTTGCTTGTATAACTACCTGTTTGTTGCAGGTGGCATCCGAGGATATGGGGAGAAAGGCAAGGCGTCAGACAAAGTTTTCTGCTACAATCCTGTAACAGACCGCTGGAGCGAGATAAGGCCTATGAACCAAGCAAGGTCACAGCTCAAATTAGTGTCCATGGATGGCTTTTTGTATGCCATTGGTGGGGAATGTCTCTTTACCGTGGAGAAGTATGACCCTCGTATGGACCGTTGGACCACTGTGGCTCCGCTGCCCAAAGGAGCATTTGCAGTTGCCCATGAGGCTACCACCTGCAATGGAGAGCTGTACGTATCGGGAGGAACTCTCTTCTACCGCCTCTTGAAGTATGACCCCAAGAGGGATGAGTGGCAAGAATGTCCATACAACAACAGCAGGAAGAAATCCACTGACATGGTTGCTCTGAAGAGCTTCATCTACAGGTTTGATGTCAACCGCGAACAAGGCATCAACGTGTTTAAGTACAACACCATAGTCAAGATGTGGCACGACTGTGCTTCCTATCAGCAAGGGAGCCCGCTACCGTTCAGGTGTGCCGTGATTGGAAACTGCATCTACTGTGTCAACAAGACTCAGACTCTGCAGTTTATCGTGGAGGAAGAAGGTGCTCGATTTGAAGAAGAACCTCTGAAAGCTCCCACGGAGGCTAAAGGAGTGTTATTCCCATTCGTTCTGACCTTGCCAGATAGAAGTGATCGAAATGTGTGAGTAGGGAGTCTTCAGGGAGCAAAGCATGAGTAGAAATGTGTAAGAAGCATGGTCAATGAAAAGAAAGCTTTATTTCTTGCTCAGTTAAACTGCTTGTAACAGGAATGTTTCTCTTTGCATGGTGGATGAACATCCAACAGACTCCTTAAAAGGACAACACTTTACTTTTAATATCGTGGCACAGTGGcattacttatatatatatgtgtatataaaaccTGGATGCATTTGTTTTGTGCACCTTTCCACATGGAATGTTGGACAGAAACGATCTGGGAGCAAcaaaatcagatttaaaaacCAATTGccacaaaaaaaagcacaacaaaaAATGAACTCCAAATAAAATCTAAAGCAGAAGTAGAATTAAGATCATTAAACTGGAGGTAGACATGATTtaagaataaatgaaataattcctTTCATTTAAAGAAGAGACTATAGCAcagaaaaatttaaatataaggaCAGTATTTAGTTAACACGAACCTTTGAGCACACGCCTCTGATTTGAAGCGAAGCCGTCGGACAAGGAAAGGTTACGCTAACAAAACTTGGCTGTACGCCGTTTAAGAGCACAAAGCACTCAACTGTTCTCTTTCTTTGGAGGCAATCGGTAAGGATACAGGATTAACGCGTGAGGAACGTCTGATCGTATGCATCTTTTCTAACAAGGGCTTTACAAACAGCAGGTGAACTAGGAATCAAGCCAGTGATTTGAATTGCAGACAAACTTAGCTAGGAGAATattttgcctttccatcggcgGTTCATGTGTCCTTTAGTTCAGCGGCTATTAAAGAGGCTTCTGGGGATTCTAGGAATCTGGGAAGCGTAGCCTAGGGGGCTAtagcacaattattttattacagtgttgGAAATCACAATCTACCATTATCAGTGCTAGAATATTTATTACTGTGTTCTGAAAGTTATTAGCTAGTTTGACTGACCGCACGAATTGAACAGGTTTGAGTTCTAAACAAATTGCTTTTGTCCACTAGACATAGATTTACGTTGATGTtgtttggcagatgcctttatccagagcgacattagtttattttataaaaatgagcaGTTAAGGGTCTTCTTCAAGGGCCAATCAGTGTCATTGTGGTGGTTCTCCAATCCCTTAACCAAGCCCTTAACATGATGGTTCTCCAGTCCCTTAACCAATCCCTTAACATGGTGGTTCTCCAATTCCTTAACCAATCCCTTAACATGGTGGTTCTCCAATCCCTTAACCAATCCCTTAACCAATCCCTTAACATGGTGGTTCTCCAGTCCCTTAACCAATCCCTTAACCTGGTGGTTCTCCAATCCCTTAACCAATCCCTTAACATGATGGTTCTCCAGTCCCTTAACCAATCCCTTAACCTGGTGGTTCTCCAATCCCTTAACATGATGGTTCTCCAGTCCCTTAACCAATCCCTTAACCTGGTGGTTCTCCAATTCCTTAACCAATCCCTTAACATGGTGGTTCTCCAATCCCTTAACCAATCCCTTAACCAATCCCTTAACATGGTGGTTCTCCAATCCCTTAACCAATCCCTTAACATGATGGTTCTCCAGTCCCTTAACCAATCCCTTAACCTGGTGGTTCTCCAATCCCTTAACATGGTGGTTCTCCAGTCCCTTAACCAATCCCTAAACCTGGTGGTTCTCCAGTCCCTTAACCAGTCCCTTAACCAATCCCTTAACATGGTGGTTCTCCAATCCATTAACCATTGAGCTACCACTTGATGTCTTATCAACTTGATGGTCCTGATGGTTCAATGTCCAGATACATAAAGCTTCAAATAACTAGTCAGAATGtttttgtacacatttaaataatgtggAATATTTGACTTTGTTTCATAAAATCAATCTGTGCTGATGAGGTTTATGAAATTTAGGTTACAGTTAAAACAGTCAGATACAGAACTGAAGCACTGCCGATGACGAGCAGGCCGAGCGTCTCGGTTTGAATCTGAAGCACAATTTTGCTGATTAGATCTCTGTGTATGAGAGAAACATGACACTTTGTGAAACTGTTTCTGGATCCGTACaagcaaaaatattttgcacTTTCTGATGACTTTTTTCCAGTTTGCAATAAGATGCTAGAGCTAGTTGGAAgattaatggtgtgtgtgtgtgtgtgtgtgtgtgtgtgtgtgtgtgtgtgtgtgtgtgtgtgtgtgtgtgttgctatcACAGAAGTAAAAGCAAACTAATCTCAATCCaaatctgctgctgctgcatttcTGAGAAATTTCTGAACATTATTCGTCTCGTAACTCTCAGTAAAGCCGGAAAAGGAAATTTGACGCTACATCCGTCAGCACATCATAATCGATTCTTTTTCAAAAGTTGTGACCGGTTCAAGTTGAAATAGAGCCTTATAACTCAGTCGCTGCTCTTTTCTCGATGTGTGTTTATgattattctaaataaaaaagtattgtTCAAACCTGCCGTGTTCTACATCGTTCCTCACGACGATCCTAAATACGAGCCAGCAGATTGAACGGGAAATGGGACTGCCGAGAAATGGACGACTTCCTGATTTGTTTCACTCAGTTGATCCTCGCTATTCAAGAACACATTAGAAGTGATCGGTTTTTtcttgttgggttttttttacacctggtcacttcctgcgttttctgtgatctgatatctacccgatggtaaaaagaccaggtctaaatgccctccgaacggtttggagacggatataaacccgatggtacaaaccccttcaggaggtggtctgggacgcgtttcagatgaaactggacaggtgtaaatgaatgtggttgttcaagccacatacgtcagcgctatactcctctcaaacggaagtacgtcactcgcaggtgatctttcacccaggcgtctcgtcgggtcttaaaacgcgctgctgccgccagcgaaaatgcagcaaacagtaaatgctgttttttgtagcaacctcatacaccaaagcatgttcattttcaattaccccggaaatgaggtaaaataggggtttcctcccccggtccaaagacatgcatggtactgtaggttgattggcatctctggaaaattgtctgtagtgtgtgagtgaatgagagtgtgtgtgtgccctgtgatgggttggcactccgtccagggtgtatcctgcctcgatgcccgatgacgcctgagataggcacaggctccccgtgacccgagaagttcggataagtggtagaaaatgaatgaatgaatgaatgaatgaggtaaaatatattagcattttgggcgggagtagaaagatcagatcgatatccgattcgccgagacgcgtttatgtggcctgatgtaaatggaacagttttaacaaatcagacagctatcggatcagagacaacacacaggaagtgaccgggtgtaaaaaggcccatagtTGTACTGGCATGTATCGTTTTCAAACTGTAACACGTAACTTTACCAGTgtttaaacagaacaaattGATCGATACACTGGATTTTGCCTATTTAGtgaaagatagaaagataggATAAGATTAAATGTAttaggattttatatatatatatatatacacagcatTCAgaagacactcttatccagagtgatttacaaCTGAGCGACcagacctggggttcgaacccatgaccttccgatcaatagcccaacacacacacatatatatatatatcatctatATTTCAGCAGGATGAGATTTCGAGCCATCGTATGATGATTTTTGATCACTTTTTGATTTGATTCTGATGGTTTTCAATTTTCCTTTAAAATGCGCCTGAGATAAAAATGTCTTCTGGTTtgctttgtgtttatatatttattattcctcTGATCTCACgtgtgtgtaaaacattgtTCAGGTGATCATCATTTATGTGTAAGCAGTTTTATTAGCAGTAGGACTGGAAACACCAGCCGTGGGTTTggcacacaaacaacacacacacacacacacacatacacatacacatacacacacatacacacacacacacacaaacaacacacacacacacacacatacacatacacacaaacaacacacacacatacacacacacacatacacatacacacaaacaacacacacacatacacacaaacaacacacatatacacacacaaacaacacacacacacatacacacacaaacaacacacacataaacacacacaaacaacacacacataaacacacacaaacaacacacatacacacacatatacacacatacacacacatacacacacacaactaaacatacacacacacaaactcacacatacacacacatacacacacaacccaaacacacacacaaactcacacatacacgcacacacacataaacacacacaaacaacacacatacacacacatatacacacacacacacacacacacacatatatacacacgcacaacccaaacatacacacacacacacacatacacaacccgaacacacacacacatacacacacatatgcacacatacaaacacacacatacacacaacccgaacatacacacacacacacacacacatatatacacacacacaacccaaacatacacacacacacacacacccacaccccctaACCACCACCACTACACcccacatattcacacacaaccccacaacacacaccccgacTCCCATCCCACACACCCCAACCTCACaccaccacctacacacacacacacacacacacacagcttaaagTAGATTTGGAGGAAAAACAATGACCATCTTGTTTAATACCACGTAACACACGTTGTGTTTTGGATTTGATCTGTAAGAGCAGAATAGAAACgattactgtttaactgttaAACTTTCCCCACTTCGTTCTACTGACCATTAAAGCAGTAATTGTGAATCGTTATGAATGACCACCAGTCTGTGGTACCAAGAATTCCTATGAACTGATTTACTCCGGCCTCTCAgtatctgttttgttttccttgTCCTTATTCCAGTGGTCCTTTCATATTCCAGTCCATTATGCCACCTGCTGGATGTGATGCACTATCACACATCCTGCTAGAATACACTCTCACCACAGAGGTTTTTTATCGGTTATGTAATGTGCATTTTTGAGAtattttctctccattttcCAGCTTTACACAAAGCTGGACGTAGCTTTGGACCTCTAAAGCACAAGCCAGACATTACAGATGTAAGGAATAACTCGGTAAGAAAATACAAGGAAGACAACCCAATGAACCCAGTGGAACCAATCACACCAGTGGCAGGTGGTGGTTTTTAATATCATggaaacacacacgtttgttactgacacactgtaTAGCGCTGTATAGATCTCAAGGACTTTTTCAAAATCAGGTCTACAACATTAGTAGTGTAAAGCTAAACAGCAGCTAAGCCTCTAACTAGCTCAATGCCATTGAAAAATGAgtgggaagtcatggcctaatgattagagagtccgactcctaaccctaaggttgtgggttcgagtctcgggctggccactaCCGAcgtgccattgagcaaggccaGCTCCTCCAAACCCccaaaaaacctgcaaaaaccCCCATCACGGATGAGAGCAGGTTCACTCTGAGCATATGACAGACACGAAGGAGTCTCGAGACGCCGTGAGGAACGTTATTCAGCAACATCATATAGCATGACGGGTTTGATGTTGAGTAagtttcccagagatgccaatcaacctaccatgcatgtctttggaccaggggaggaaaccggagtacccggaggaaacccccgaggcactgggagaacatgcaaactccacacacacaaggcggaggcgggaatcgaaccccgaccctggaggtgtgaggcaaacgtgctaaccactaagccaccgtgacccccatgTTACACTGTATATTTGAGTTGAACAAAGTTAGCTAGAAAAAAGAAGCAACATCTAAACCTACTGTTCGATTCAATCTGTGGTGCTTAGCGTGTCCACTTGTGAAAACTAGTTATCTATTTGGCTAATGGCAAGATAACTTAATCTCAtctgttctttttatttgtgcagatagtataataaatactaaaaaaatttTGAAACGACAAgcattttataaatacaatcaTGGTGACAGTTTGGATGTATGACTCAACTTTATTAGTCAAATcctaaaagaagaaaaatttaaaaaatgatcagAATATCAGCTCCAGAAGTTTGcaacattttgaaataatttCCACAGAAATTTACTTGGTGAAAAATACCTGACATTTTAACATTTCTAAATTCCAGGGgattcgttaccacgacgtaaattgggcgtgtttccggaggtcttggaggTCAAACGCCTTCTTTCATAACAAACAGCATACTACGAATGACAAAACAGTCATGcaggttgatttattttagaaaacaaataaacaaccaaaaactacgattagggttagggttagggttagattatcatataggccacgcctacccgatgacgcaatatctgttacgctgtactgagatccctggaaataagtgcctgccatTTCTATCTCTATTaggtttctttcctttttttttaaatacagtgatATTGGGCATCATTTATAAAAGTGGATATGAACTGAATTGTATGTTAATTGTACGAACATTCACACAACAAATTTGTAATTCGTGATTATTCATAATTTCAACAGAACGTCCCGCTCGTGCCCTCGTGCCATTTCGTAAATAAACCAAATGAAGTTCCTtgtttgataaatgaggcccctTATGAGGCTCATAAATGTAAAGCTCGGCGTATAAAACGAGTACAGTGGAATTcctatattaataatttatactTACATCTCATAGAATTCTAGCAGattaggaataaaataggtCATTTTTAATGATACAGATAGCAATAAAAtgcctatacagtatatatatcatGGATCCTGAAATGGTGAAAAACCCTCTAGCGTGTCCCGagtgaagaaaaataacaaactcATTGCATGATTTACTGGATATGAGACACGGATAGAATTAGAGTTCTTCTTTTTTAGATTCTGTCTCCTTGTGAAATATCGATCCGTTTGGTTTTACTCTCCATTTCACAAGGATGTCCTGGTTCATCCCACCATCTTTTAGTTTCCGCTTGATCTGAAAAACAGAAGAAGACTTTTATTACCAAATACTGCGGGACAGAGGAACGGTTCATTGTACATTGAAGGTAACTGTAGGTTTTCAGTGGCTTCTGTTGGACGATGAGACTCACCTTCTCCAAGACGGCTGCATTAACTACAGGACCACTCAAATCCTGACTGGACTGGATCTTCATCCTTAAGATTTGTCGTTTTGTCACTGAATATTTAATCGTAAACACATCTACGAACACAAACACGAACACGAACAAACGATTCCACATCCGTCCAAAAAGCAGCgaaaataacactataatattGAACATACCCGAGTAACAGAAGAAAGGCATGGTGTACGAGCACTGTGAATCGGCGGCTCGGTCCGTGTCTAGATAACCACAAGTTTCGTTCCAGTTGTCATTATCAGGTTCTCCGTCCATCCAGCTGACATAGGAGAAGTTAGTGTTGTCTATCCACTTCCACGGGTCTTTAAACATACCAAACCAAGTCACGCCAGGGACGAGTTCCTCTAAAATTACGTTTTCGTTTTCGTCTCTCGGACTGGCCAGGTCTGTGTGATACTGTTTGCAGTAAGCCCGAGCTTCAAACCAGTCTGTCTTATTAGATACGTAAATGTAGCGGTCATTAAGAGTCTTCGTTTCTGTGAGAATAGATACAGCACAGTACAGCATGAGCGAGGAAGTTTCTCAGAAACCAAGTAAAAGAAATCACATTTGCCAATAAAACAACATTCTCTACTGACACAACGGGAAAGCGGATAATATGTAGATTTTACCGTCAAAGCACAAAAAGGGGCGCGTTCCTGTACACGACAGATCCCACCAACCCCAGGGAGTTACCGCGCCACAGTTTTGATCTCCGTTCCTGTTGTTAGGCTCACCATCATCCCAAAATCTCATATTTCCAACTGGTTCATTTTCAAAGGTCCAACGCCAGGCGTAAACATCACTGTACATTCCGATCCAAGCTGCCAAACTAAAATTTTGAGCCTGTGCTTCATTCTGAAGCGCAAACATGTCGTCGCTGTTTCTGATAATAgccaagtctgtgtgtgtggctcgGCAGAAAATCTGAGCATCGGTCCAACTTCTTTTCTGCTGGACCAGATAATACTTACGAGTCATAGACAGGACACAGGGAACAATTCctgtttaaaacaaatgttATAAAGCGTTATGTCTATAGTAGAAAAAAAGCCATTTAtggtatattcattcattcattcattcattttctaccacttatctgaacttctcgggtcacggggagcctgtgcctatctcaggcgtcatcgggcatcgaggcaggatacaccctggacggagtaccaacccatcgcagggcacacacacacactctcattcactcacacactcacacactacggacaattttccagagatgcc is part of the Tachysurus fulvidraco isolate hzauxx_2018 chromosome 12, HZAU_PFXX_2.0, whole genome shotgun sequence genome and encodes:
- the LOC113641458 gene encoding kelch repeat and BTB domain-containing protein 11, encoding MNNMFTIKADVIFHAAAHEDSEKSIITKGTEEVISREVSACVSETGILQRSWDNMQSGSVAETGNLGKRCSGSGDCLQDGNSSDSGFQDHVQPADASVKTQSESSSKNGVNEKANGATAERSLLGLRSETRGEMAKSYVYESEIMRSPSVVSNVSSLSQDSFSDSKESRSMEQSLGNLCLLQGAAHGHFTNESVHDIKHSDNGVKNSVSLREKPDLVIEVGRQKVQVHKSVLAEKSDYFKARLSRDILKVKGVSYKTLSVLIDYVYTSNINVNKDNIVDVVTGAKILQIPCAVQAAIDAMSAQLTTQNCYEILTIAKKQRLSELKETAYRFISDNFLQVLKDPAVYGRLTGSERDLVLRNRMEGRKCLMVAEINDVFERVGSRPPSRGNSRPQSPLSVTSFEDNHMIYYYNENTKDWHTLTIMPEDINTKGCGICCLYNYLFVAGGIRGYGEKGKASDKVFCYNPVTDRWSEIRPMNQARSQLKLVSMDGFLYAIGGECLFTVEKYDPRMDRWTTVAPLPKGAFAVAHEATTCNGELYVSGGTLFYRLLKYDPKRDEWQECPYNNSRKKSTDMVALKSFIYRFDVNREQGINVFKYNTIVKMWHDCASYQQGSPLPFRCAVIGNCIYCVNKTQTLQFIVEEEGARFEEEPLKAPTEAKGVLFPFVLTLPDRSDRNV
- the LOC113641467 gene encoding macrophage mannose receptor 1-like isoform X1, encoding MTRKYYLVQQKRSWTDAQIFCRATHTDLAIIRNSDDMFALQNEAQAQNFSLAAWIGMYSDVYAWRWTFENEPVGNMRFWDDGEPNNRNGDQNCGAVTPWGWWDLSCTGTRPFLCFDETKTLNDRYIYVSNKTDWFEARAYCKQYHTDLASPRDENENVILEELVPGVTWFGMFKDPWKWIDNTNFSYVSWMDGEPDNDNWNETCGYLDTDRAADSQCSYTMPFFCYSDVFTIKYSVTKRQILRMKIQSSQDLSGPVVNAAVLEKIKRKLKDGGMNQDILVKWRVKPNGSIFHKETESKKEEL
- the LOC113641467 gene encoding macrophage mannose receptor 1-like isoform X2, with protein sequence MTRKYYLVQQKRSWTDAQIFCRATHTDLAIIRNSDDMFALQNEAQAQNFSLAAWIGMYSDVYAWRWTFENEPVGNMRFWDDGEPNNRNGDQNCGAVTPWGWWDLSCTGTRPFLCFDETKTLNDRYIYVSNKTDWFEARAYCKQYHTDLASPRDENENVILEELVPGVTWFGMFKDPWKWIDNTNFSYVSWMDGEPDNDNWNETCGYLDTDRAADSQCSYTMPFFCYSDQAETKRWWDEPGHPCEMESKTKRIDISQGDRI